GGGATACGCTGCAGGCCGAGCCCGGGCTGGCCACGTCCAGGGAATTCGGCAGATGGGCCGAAGACAACGGCGATCTGTTGCTTTAACAGGAGGCAAGAGCATGGAAACCTCCACCAAACTGGCGAAAGCGGTCGCAAGAACGGTGCTCGACCATCCGTTTTTTGCCACCCTGCTGCTGCGCATGCCGCTGCGCGAGGACCGGGAAGTCAAAACCGCTGCCACCGACGGCAGGCAGATCCGCTACAATCCGGCCTTCATCGACAGGCTGAGCGTCAACCAGACGGTGTTCGTTCTCGCCCATCTGGTCATGCACGTGGCCCATTTCCATCCCCTGCGGCGCAACGCCCGCCACCCCGGCCGCTTCAACAAGGCTGGCGATTTCGCCATCAACGGCATCCTCAAGGAAGCCGGCCTCAGCCTGCTGCCTGGCGCGCCGTACCACAAATCCTTTGATAATCTCGCCGCTGAACAGATTTACGAGCGGCTGCCCAAAGGCGCAGGCGACGGCGACGGCAGAGATGGCGACAACGATATCGATTCGGACCAGGATCCGGGCGGCTGCGGCGGTTTCGAAGATGCAAAGGATGAACACGGCAAGCCTCTGTCCAGAGCGGACAGGCAACGGCAGGAGGCCGAATTGACCGTGGCGATTCAGCAGGCCGCGCAAGCGGCCAGGGCACAGGGCAAGCTGCCAGGCTCTCTGGCGCGCCTGGTGGACGAACTGGTCCACCCGATTCTCGACTGGCGTGAAATACTGAGGAGTTTCGTCGATCATGCGGCTCGCGACGACTATTCGTGGAGACATCCCAACCGGCGCCATATTGCCGACGGCATCTATCTGCCGAGCTTCCGTTCCGAGGGGCTGCAGCCGCTGGTGCTGGCCATCGACACCTCCGGCTCCATCCGTCAAAGCGAGCTGAATCAGTTCCAGGCGGAACTCAACGATATTCTGTTGAGCTACCCGTCGACGGTCAACGTGGTTTACTGCGACAGTGAAATTTCAGCCACCGAAATCATCACTCCGGAACAATACCCGGTGCGGCTCAAAGCTGTCGGCTGCGGCGGCACCGATCTGCGCCCGCCCTTTGACTGGGCGCGACAGAACGTGCCGGAAGCCGGATGTCTCATCTATCTGACCGATCTGAAGGGTGACAGCCCTGAAATAGATCCCGGCATTCCCACTCTGTGGATCAGCACCACCGATGAACGGGATCTGCCCGAAACGCAGCGTCCCGGGTTCGGGCACATCGCCTGGCTGAAATGAGCCGGACGCAAGGTACAAGGAGGCCGCCATGGAAAAAGTCATTCAGCTCACCTTTATCCAGCGGGATACGGTTCGAAGCCTGCATCCCGACCTCTGGCGCCAGTGCAAATACCTGGATACCGGCAAAATAAGCCGCATGCAATATACCTGGCGCTACACCACAACCCCTCAAACCGCGCTGGCCTTGCGCCTGATGGGCCTGTGCGTCATCGACGGCCAGGACGACGCGGCACCGGGGAGCTAGATCCCGAAACCCCGGGTTCTTCCCGCGGCTACCGCGCACTTGTCATCTGGAAAACCTGTCTTCGGTTGCACGGCCACCTCAAAACATGCGAAACTCCACAGCGAAAACATTACGCTTCCCGCTCAAAAAGGCACTCAAGGGCCGGCACACCTGCCGCCAGGGCTTACCGGGCGTTACCCTCGCCCTCAGCACCGCTTGGAGATTCCCATGAAACAGCACAAACCTGAAACCGGTCTGCCCTCAAAACTTAAATACAATCTTGCCCGATGCTGGTGGAAGGAAACCCGCGCACGCTGGCGCCGCTTCAGGCATCTGCGCAAAACCACCGTCCTGGCCGTAACCGGCAGCTGCGGCAAAACCACCGCCACCTGTTTTCTGGGCAAAATACTGGGCGATCATGCTCCCTGCTATACCGGTGTGAACCGCAACACCAGCCGGGCCATCTACAAAAACCTGCGCAAAATGCGCACCTCCTGCCGCTTTCTGGTGCAGGAAATGGGGGTGGGCTTCCCCGGCGACATGGAGCAAAACATCCGCGCCCTGCCTCCGCATATCGGCATCGTCACCACCATCGGCCAGGATCACTACACCAGCTTCCGCACCCCGGAGGCCACCGCCGCCGAAAAAGGCAACCTGATCGCGGCGCTGCCCGAATCCGGCACCGCCGTGCTCAATGCCGATGATCCCCACGTGATGTCAATGGCGCCACATACCCGCGCCGGCATTTTGACCTACGGGTGCAGCGAACACGCGGATGTCCGCGGCAGCGACATTTGTTCTGCCTGGCCGCAACGCCTGTCTCTGACGGTAACCTATGGCCATGAAAGCGTCCGCGTCGAAACCGGCCTGTTCGGCGACCTGCTGGTCACTTCCCTGCTGGCCGCCATTGCGGGAGCCCTTGCCGTCGGCGTGCCGCTGTCGCAATGCGCCGCCTCCCTGAAGGGGGTCGAATCCTTCCCCGCCCGGCTGTCCATCCACCGCAGCCCGCAAGGTGCCTGGTTGATCAAGGATACCGTCAAGGCGCCTTTCTGGAACGTCGGAAAAACCATCGCTCTGATGAAAAACGCCTCAGCGTCGCGCAAGACCGTGGTGATAGGCTGCTTCAGCGATACCGCCGGTTCCGATTCCCAGAAATACCGCACCATGGCCCGCCTGGCGCTGGAAATTGCGGACCGCGTGATCTTTGTCGGCGGCAAAGCCACCTATGTAAGAAAGATCCAGACCGAGGAGTTGACAAACCGGCTCTATCTCTTCGACGACATTCAGGCCGCTTGCCGCTTTCTGGAGAACGCCACCGTTCAAAACGAGCTTGTCCTGCTCAAATCCAGCAGCCGATACCACCTGGAACGCATGCTTTACGGACAACTGGAGGGGTTCAACTGCTGGAAAAGTTCCTGTGACAAAAAAATCGACTGCGCCGAATGCCCGGACAGGTTCGGCACATAGAGTCTCCTGCCTTGATCTTTTCAAGCCTGTCAGCGTCCGAACAAGAGCCTCTGCCACCCTCAAAAAAGGAGGCATGACAAGAATCGACAGAAGGTGTATAAGTTGACCGTTTCGCCGTCTGTGGCGATCCATGCCTCCCGCCTCTTTTCCCTCCCTTATCGGTGGGGCAGGTCCAACCTGGCGTTTATCCATTCTTTCGATTCCGGAGTATCAAGACCGTGGCCCCTTTTATTGGCAC
This portion of the Syntrophotalea acetylenica genome encodes:
- a CDS encoding DUF2201 family putative metallopeptidase; this encodes METSTKLAKAVARTVLDHPFFATLLLRMPLREDREVKTAATDGRQIRYNPAFIDRLSVNQTVFVLAHLVMHVAHFHPLRRNARHPGRFNKAGDFAINGILKEAGLSLLPGAPYHKSFDNLAAEQIYERLPKGAGDGDGRDGDNDIDSDQDPGGCGGFEDAKDEHGKPLSRADRQRQEAELTVAIQQAAQAARAQGKLPGSLARLVDELVHPILDWREILRSFVDHAARDDYSWRHPNRRHIADGIYLPSFRSEGLQPLVLAIDTSGSIRQSELNQFQAELNDILLSYPSTVNVVYCDSEISATEIITPEQYPVRLKAVGCGGTDLRPPFDWARQNVPEAGCLIYLTDLKGDSPEIDPGIPTLWISTTDERDLPETQRPGFGHIAWLK
- a CDS encoding Mur ligase family protein, whose product is MKQHKPETGLPSKLKYNLARCWWKETRARWRRFRHLRKTTVLAVTGSCGKTTATCFLGKILGDHAPCYTGVNRNTSRAIYKNLRKMRTSCRFLVQEMGVGFPGDMEQNIRALPPHIGIVTTIGQDHYTSFRTPEATAAEKGNLIAALPESGTAVLNADDPHVMSMAPHTRAGILTYGCSEHADVRGSDICSAWPQRLSLTVTYGHESVRVETGLFGDLLVTSLLAAIAGALAVGVPLSQCAASLKGVESFPARLSIHRSPQGAWLIKDTVKAPFWNVGKTIALMKNASASRKTVVIGCFSDTAGSDSQKYRTMARLALEIADRVIFVGGKATYVRKIQTEELTNRLYLFDDIQAACRFLENATVQNELVLLKSSSRYHLERMLYGQLEGFNCWKSSCDKKIDCAECPDRFGT